One window of the Methanocaldococcus vulcanius M7 genome contains the following:
- a CDS encoding universal stress protein, whose product MLYKKIVVPTDGSDVSLEAAKHAIAIAKEFDSELYAIYVVDVSPFVGLPAEGSWELISELLKEEGKEALKKVKKLAEEEGLTIHTEMLEGVPATEIVEFAEKKKADLIVMGTTGKTGLERILLGSVAERVIKNAHCPVLVVKKPKKEE is encoded by the coding sequence ATCTTGTATAAAAAAATAGTCGTCCCAACGGATGGCTCAGACGTTTCACTCGAAGCTGCAAAGCATGCTATTGCAATTGCCAAAGAATTTGATTCTGAGTTATATGCCATATATGTAGTAGATGTCTCTCCATTTGTGGGACTTCCTGCAGAGGGAAGTTGGGAATTAATAAGTGAACTTTTAAAAGAAGAAGGTAAAGAAGCCCTAAAAAAAGTAAAAAAACTTGCAGAAGAAGAAGGGTTAACAATACACACAGAAATGTTAGAAGGCGTTCCTGCAACAGAAATTGTAGAATTCGCAGAAAAGAAAAAAGCAGATTTGATCGTTATGGGAACTACTGGAAAAACAGGTCTCGAAAGAATACTCCTTGGAAGTGTTGCAGAAAGAGTTATTAAAAATGCACACTGTCCAGTTTTAGTAGTTAAAAAACCCAAAAAAGAAGAATAA
- a CDS encoding ZPR1 zinc finger domain-containing protein → MENVQRLDCPVCGGKGTFVITSHQIDIPYFGPVLETTMICEKCNFRRSDVFPLEVREPKKYKLKIKSEKDLNKRVVRSSSAYIEIPELGVEITPGPLAEGFVSNVEGVLNRVDNILQTLIRWAETEEQKKKAEELREKIKNIKEGKESATLILIDPLGHSAIIGEGVEEEELSEEEVEKLKGGIVIIDNNKKDVDK, encoded by the coding sequence ATGGAAAACGTGCAAAGATTAGATTGTCCTGTTTGTGGAGGAAAAGGAACATTTGTTATAACCTCTCATCAAATAGACATCCCATACTTTGGTCCGGTGTTAGAAACAACTATGATATGCGAAAAATGTAATTTTAGAAGAAGTGATGTGTTTCCATTAGAGGTTAGGGAACCAAAAAAATATAAACTAAAAATTAAAAGTGAAAAAGACCTAAATAAAAGAGTAGTAAGAAGCTCCTCCGCTTATATCGAAATACCAGAACTTGGAGTTGAGATAACTCCTGGGCCACTGGCAGAAGGATTCGTTAGCAACGTAGAGGGGGTATTAAATAGAGTGGATAATATCCTCCAGACACTTATAAGATGGGCTGAAACAGAAGAACAGAAGAAAAAAGCAGAAGAACTTAGAGAGAAAATAAAAAATATAAAAGAAGGAAAAGAATCTGCAACTTTAATTCTTATAGATCCTCTTGGGCATAGTGCAATAATTGGAGAGGGTGTAGAGGAGGAAGAGTTGAGTGAAGAAGAAGTGGAAAAGTTAAAGGGAGGGATTGTAATAATCGATAATAACAAAAAAGACGTGGATAAATAA